The following proteins come from a genomic window of Proteiniphilum propionicum:
- a CDS encoding NifB/NifX family molybdenum-iron cluster-binding protein produces MKVAITSSGKELTSLPDKRFGRCNCFVIYDTENGSVEVVDNPNRNHNEGAGPAAMQLIASKGAGKIITGHLGDKAASVAKRLGIMMIPLDENNRSVEEVIQMIKQNKQRVHFKKSLTLILLFYFRFLLIKRSENPLLSDKKIVFCIT; encoded by the coding sequence ATGAAAGTAGCCATCACATCATCCGGCAAAGAGCTGACATCTCTTCCGGACAAGCGGTTCGGACGCTGCAACTGTTTTGTAATTTATGACACCGAGAACGGCTCGGTGGAGGTTGTGGATAACCCCAACAGGAATCACAACGAGGGGGCAGGGCCTGCCGCAATGCAGCTGATAGCTTCTAAAGGTGCCGGGAAGATTATAACAGGGCATCTGGGCGATAAGGCTGCATCGGTTGCGAAACGACTTGGAATAATGATGATTCCGCTCGATGAAAATAATAGGAGTGTGGAAGAGGTGATTCAAATGATCAAACAAAACAAACAAAGAGTCCACTTTAAAAAGTCCCTGACTTTAATTTTGTTGTTTTATTTCCGTTTTTTGTTGATAAAACGCTCTGAAAATCCCTTGTTATCAGATAAAAAAATCGTATTTTGCATCACCTAA